From the genome of Suricata suricatta isolate VVHF042 chromosome 3, meerkat_22Aug2017_6uvM2_HiC, whole genome shotgun sequence, one region includes:
- the ZBTB37 gene encoding zinc finger and BTB domain-containing protein 37 isoform X2 → MEKGGNIQLEIPDFSNSVLSHLNQLRMQGRLCDIVVNVQGQAFRAHKVVLAASSPYFRDHMSLNEMSTVSISVIKNPTVFEQLLSFCYTGRICLQLADIISYLTAASFLQMQHIIDKCTQILEGIHFKINVAEVEAELSQTRTKHPERPPESHRVTPTLNRSLSPRHNAAKGNRRGQVSAVLDIRELSPPEESTSPQIIEQSSDVESREPILRINRAGQWYVETGVADRGARSDDDVRVLGAVHIKTENLEEWLGPENQPSGEDGSSAEEVTAMVIDTTGHGSVGQENYTLGPSGAKVARPTSSEIDR, encoded by the coding sequence ATGGAGAAGGGTGGGAACATACAACTGGAGATCCCTGACTTCAGCAACTCTGTCCTGAGCCACCTAAACCAGCTGCGCATGCAGGGCCGCCTCTGCGACATTGTGGTCAACGTGCAGGGACAGGCGTTTCGGGCCCACAAAGTGGTCCTGGCTGCCAGCTCACCCTATTTCCGGGATCACATGTCCTTGAACGAGATGAGTACTGTCTCCATTTCAGTCATCAAGAACCCTACTGTGTTTGAGCAGCTCCTTTCCTTCTGTTACACGGGGCGGATCTGCCTGCAGCTGGCAGACATCATCAGCTACCTGACGGCTGCCAGTTTTCTGCAGATGCAGCATATCATAGACAAATGCACCCAGATTCTGGAGGGCATCCACTTCAAAATTAACGTGGCAGAGGTTGAAGCAGAATTAAGTCAAACGAGGACAAAGCATCCAGAAAGACCCCCGGAGTCTCACCGGGTGACGCCGACCCTAAACCGGTCCCTCAGCCCACGACATAATGCCGCAAAGGGAAACCGGCGAGGTCAGGTTAGTGCTGTGTTGGATATCAGGGAGCTCAGTCCTCCTGAGGAGTCCACCAGCCCTCAGATCATTGAACAGAGTTCTGATGTGGAGAGTCGGGAGCCCATTCTTCGAATCAACCGAGCGGGACAGTGGTACGTGGAGACAGGGGTGGCAGACCGGGGGGCCCGGAGTGATGATGACGTTAGAGTTCTTGGGGCAGTGCACATCAAAACGGAAAACCTGGAGGAGTGGCTGGGGCCCGAGAATCAGCCTTCCGGAGAAGACGGAAGTAGCGCCGAGGAAGTGACAGCCATGGTGATCGACACCACAGGTCATGGTTCTGTGGGGCAGGAAAATTACACTCTGGGACCTTCAGGAGCCAAGGTGGCTCGGCCAACAAGCAGTGAAATTGACAGGtaa